Proteins from a single region of Murdochiella vaginalis:
- a CDS encoding ketopantoate reductase family protein — protein MRVLIYGAGVIGSLYAALISEAGADVSVYARGNRLKELQTYGLRYKKNNEIRTAKVSVLSLLLPLDSYDFILLAVRENQLHIALAELKANISPVIVTMVNSLETYDTWEKICGKGRILPAFPGAGGGFDGDILDAALTPRFIQPTTIGMSGGREKELFDLFRSAMIPCQVVKDMHSWQICHLAMVVPIADAYYHSDDPEHAGNDRVLMNKTAKQIRRNLFNVKTKGIKPVPIKMKFLQILPCSIMGFILGIIFRSRFGEKFMYRHSIKAPDEMRRLHEQFYNYIGIYDV, from the coding sequence ATGAGAGTATTGATTTATGGTGCAGGAGTGATAGGAAGTCTTTATGCGGCTTTGATTTCCGAAGCGGGAGCAGATGTATCCGTATATGCTCGTGGAAATCGTTTGAAAGAATTACAGACGTATGGGCTAAGGTATAAAAAAAATAATGAGATTCGGACTGCCAAAGTATCCGTTTTATCTCTACTGCTGCCGTTAGACAGTTATGATTTTATATTGCTTGCGGTAAGAGAAAATCAGTTACATATTGCTTTGGCGGAACTGAAAGCTAATATAAGTCCTGTCATTGTAACTATGGTAAATTCTTTAGAAACGTATGATACATGGGAAAAGATTTGTGGAAAAGGACGTATCCTCCCTGCTTTCCCGGGTGCCGGCGGCGGCTTTGACGGAGATATTTTGGATGCAGCCCTTACGCCTCGCTTTATTCAGCCAACTACAATCGGCATGTCAGGTGGTCGTGAAAAAGAACTGTTCGATTTGTTCCGATCAGCAATGATTCCATGCCAAGTTGTAAAAGACATGCATTCATGGCAGATTTGTCATCTTGCAATGGTCGTGCCGATTGCAGATGCTTATTATCATTCAGATGATCCTGAGCATGCCGGAAACGATCGTGTATTAATGAATAAAACAGCGAAGCAAATCAGAAGAAATCTTTTTAATGTTAAAACAAAAGGAATTAAACCTGTTCCGATAAAAATGAAGTTTTTACAAATTCTTCCATGCTCCATTATGGGGTTTATTCTTGGGATTATTTTTCGAAGCCGTTTTGGAGAAAAGTTTATGTACCGACATTCAATAAAGGCTCCGGATGAAATGAGGCGGTTGCATGAGCAATTTTATAACTATATAGGTATTTATGACGTATGA
- a CDS encoding ABC transporter ATP-binding protein, with protein MSVYKKMKPYVPGMGGILMLAFLLIIGSSVALIAEYQAIYLFLEKILAASGLEGLTHLVTILCLCALAYTVIYFIGCMATHLVAFRLEANLKKAGMDALLEAPSAFFDKYPSGKIRKMLDDNTALTHTSVAHLLPDLAAAFFVPLFGLILAGMIDWRLCVFMILTIVVGGVIGRKMMGESSFMGEYMQAQEAMGAHAVEYVRNMGVVKIFNANVKSMKNFYDSIASYADKVLAYSMSCRIPYVTFQTFFNSVYLLLIPLAFFFLAQGEDPELYLTKAIFYVLFCGILFVAFMKIMYVGMHSYLASSSIDKIESLIQEMQTGKPASGFVDQATDGAIDFKHVSFAYEKDKVLEDVSFHLDGGKTYALVGSSGGGKSTLAKLIAGFYPAQEGEILLGGRALSEYSELARTRMLAMVFQHAKLFKTTIYDNVQIGNPAASREEVMEALKLARCEDILDKFPDREKTRIGSKGVHLSGGEIQRIAIARAILKNAPIIILDEASAAADPENEYEIQQAFSNLMKGKTVIMIAHRLSSIRQADEILVVEEGKIIERGSHRDLMEKNGRYAYLQGLYAQANDWRVA; from the coding sequence ATGTCCGTTTACAAAAAAATGAAACCCTACGTGCCCGGCATGGGAGGCATTCTCATGTTGGCCTTCTTACTTATTATCGGATCTTCTGTTGCCCTCATTGCCGAGTACCAGGCGATTTACTTATTTTTAGAAAAGATTTTGGCCGCATCCGGCCTGGAGGGTCTGACCCATTTGGTCACAATCCTTTGTCTTTGTGCCCTGGCCTACACTGTAATCTACTTTATCGGTTGCATGGCCACCCACCTAGTCGCCTTCCGCCTGGAGGCAAACTTAAAAAAAGCCGGTATGGATGCTCTTTTAGAGGCCCCCTCGGCCTTTTTTGACAAGTATCCGTCCGGGAAAATCCGCAAGATGCTGGATGATAATACTGCCTTAACCCACACCAGCGTGGCCCATCTCTTGCCGGATTTGGCCGCTGCCTTCTTTGTTCCCCTCTTTGGCCTCATCTTGGCCGGCATGATCGACTGGCGACTCTGCGTCTTTATGATTTTGACGATTGTTGTCGGCGGCGTAATTGGCCGCAAGATGATGGGAGAATCCTCCTTCATGGGCGAATACATGCAGGCCCAGGAGGCCATGGGGGCACATGCCGTGGAATATGTTCGCAATATGGGCGTGGTCAAGATCTTTAATGCCAACGTCAAGTCCATGAAAAACTTTTATGATTCCATCGCCAGCTATGCGGATAAGGTGCTGGCCTACAGCATGTCCTGCCGCATTCCTTACGTGACCTTCCAAACCTTTTTTAATTCTGTCTACCTTTTGCTCATCCCCTTGGCCTTCTTTTTCCTAGCCCAAGGGGAAGATCCCGAACTCTACCTGACGAAGGCCATCTTTTATGTCCTCTTTTGCGGCATACTCTTCGTGGCCTTCATGAAGATTATGTATGTGGGCATGCATTCCTACCTGGCCTCCTCCTCCATCGACAAGATCGAAAGCCTGATTCAGGAAATGCAGACCGGTAAGCCGGCCTCCGGTTTCGTTGACCAAGCTACGGACGGTGCCATCGACTTTAAGCACGTCTCTTTTGCCTATGAAAAAGACAAGGTTTTAGAGGACGTAAGCTTTCATCTGGATGGGGGAAAGACCTACGCCCTGGTCGGCTCTTCCGGCGGGGGCAAGTCCACCTTAGCCAAGCTCATTGCCGGTTTCTATCCGGCTCAGGAAGGGGAAATCCTCCTCGGTGGCAGGGCTCTGTCGGAGTATTCGGAATTGGCTCGCACCCGGATGCTGGCTATGGTCTTTCAACATGCCAAGCTCTTTAAGACCACGATCTACGACAATGTTCAAATCGGCAATCCGGCGGCTTCTCGGGAGGAAGTCATGGAAGCCTTGAAACTGGCTCGCTGCGAAGATATTTTGGACAAGTTTCCTGACCGAGAGAAGACCCGGATCGGTTCCAAGGGCGTCCACCTTTCCGGTGGTGAGATCCAGCGCATCGCCATCGCCCGAGCCATCTTGAAAAATGCCCCCATCATCATTCTGGATGAAGCTTCGGCAGCAGCTGACCCGGAAAATGAATATGAAATCCAGCAGGCCTTCAGCAACCTCATGAAGGGAAAAACCGTTATCATGATTGCCCACCGGCTCTCTTCCATCCGCCAGGCGGATGAAATTCTGGTCGTGGAGGAAGGTAAGATTATCGAGCGCGGTAGCCACCGGGATTTAATGGAAAAAAATGGGCGTTATGCCTATCTGCAGGGCCTTTATGCCCAAGCCAATGACTGGAGGGTCGCCTGA
- a CDS encoding ABC transporter ATP-binding protein, whose translation MKRKLQETFALTEKGARGMMRASIASFCVNITYMAAMMAFFAFAQDLLADGNLSQPAFYLLAMVAIVVLMYLALDFEYRATYNTTYAESRDLRIAIADTMKKLPLGYFAKHDLSDLAQTMMQDVLDMEHAFSHAVPQAIGAGIFLVLMLLMIVISNFWIGLAILIPTAVSFVIILLSKRYQKSFEKKFYDQSRKNVEIIQDAIEMQQEIRSYNLVGEKRREIHQAIRAAEKMHMQAEVGQGIPVMSAMTIAKLALASTILTVAYFMLKGQMTALYAIGYMIAATRLTSAMDGVSMNIAELFHIDVRVDRIKELQNTPVQRGQEVELKNFDIEVKDLSFAYGNNPVLNGVNFSAKQGEVTALVGPSGSGKTTMIRLLSRLYDVDRGEITIGGHSLKDIAPDCLYRQISMVFQDVTLFNGTVMENIRIGRKDASDEEVMEAARKAHCDDFIVKLPEGYQTLIGENGSKLSGGERQRLSIARAFLKDAPILLLDEISASLDVENEMAIQKSLNALMKDKTVVIISHRMKSIENVNQIVVFEEGRVNGIGRHEELMTRSKLYRNLVEKSSLTEAYVY comes from the coding sequence ATGAAAAGAAAATTACAAGAAACTTTTGCCCTTACGGAAAAAGGGGCGAGGGGCATGATGCGAGCATCGATCGCTTCCTTTTGCGTAAACATCACCTACATGGCGGCTATGATGGCCTTTTTTGCCTTTGCCCAGGACCTTTTGGCCGATGGAAATCTCAGTCAGCCGGCCTTTTATCTGTTGGCCATGGTCGCCATCGTGGTACTCATGTATTTGGCTTTGGATTTTGAGTATCGGGCCACCTACAACACGACCTACGCGGAATCCCGAGATCTGCGCATTGCCATTGCCGACACCATGAAAAAACTCCCTTTGGGCTATTTTGCCAAACATGACTTGTCCGACCTGGCCCAGACCATGATGCAGGATGTTTTGGATATGGAGCACGCCTTTTCTCATGCTGTGCCTCAGGCCATCGGAGCGGGGATCTTTTTAGTCCTCATGCTCCTCATGATTGTAATCAGCAATTTTTGGATTGGTCTGGCCATTCTTATCCCCACGGCAGTTAGCTTTGTCATCATCCTTCTTTCCAAGCGCTACCAAAAAAGCTTTGAGAAAAAGTTCTATGACCAAAGCCGAAAAAATGTGGAAATTATCCAGGATGCCATCGAAATGCAGCAAGAAATTCGCTCCTACAATCTGGTGGGAGAGAAAAGACGGGAAATTCACCAGGCCATACGGGCAGCCGAAAAAATGCACATGCAAGCCGAAGTGGGACAGGGCATCCCGGTCATGTCGGCCATGACCATTGCCAAATTGGCCCTTGCCAGCACGATCCTGACGGTGGCTTATTTTATGCTTAAGGGACAGATGACGGCCCTCTATGCCATCGGCTATATGATTGCCGCCACCCGCCTGACCTCCGCCATGGACGGCGTCAGCATGAACATCGCGGAACTCTTCCACATCGATGTCCGGGTAGATCGTATCAAGGAACTCCAAAACACACCAGTTCAAAGGGGACAGGAAGTGGAACTGAAAAACTTTGATATTGAAGTGAAGGACCTCTCCTTTGCCTATGGAAACAATCCGGTTTTGAATGGGGTAAATTTTTCAGCTAAGCAGGGGGAAGTGACGGCCTTGGTTGGACCTTCCGGGTCGGGTAAAACCACCATGATCCGGCTCCTCTCCCGCCTCTACGATGTGGACCGGGGCGAGATTACCATTGGCGGTCATTCCCTAAAAGATATCGCTCCGGACTGCCTCTATCGGCAGATTTCCATGGTTTTTCAGGATGTGACCCTCTTTAATGGAACCGTCATGGAAAATATCCGCATCGGCCGCAAAGATGCCAGTGATGAAGAAGTCATGGAAGCGGCCAGGAAGGCTCACTGCGACGACTTTATCGTAAAACTTCCCGAGGGCTACCAAACCCTGATCGGGGAGAACGGCAGCAAGCTTTCCGGAGGGGAAAGGCAAAGACTATCCATCGCCCGAGCCTTCTTAAAGGATGCTCCCATCCTCCTTCTGGACGAAATTTCCGCTTCCCTTGATGTGGAAAATGAGATGGCCATTCAAAAGAGCTTGAATGCCCTGATGAAAGACAAGACTGTGGTCATCATCTCTCATCGGATGAAGTCGATTGAAAATGTGAATCAGATTGTCGTCTTTGAAGAAGGCCGGGTGAATGGCATAGGTCGTCATGAGGAACTTATGACCCGCTCCAAGCTTTATCGGAACTTGGTGGAGAAGTCGAGTTTGACGGAAGCGTATGTCTATTAG
- a CDS encoding alpha/beta hydrolase: protein MIMHDWNSEKKDVILLIHPMLSSANGMKTYIADIVGNGYRYFVPDLSAHGDAIKDTYKSAFDEARQIHDYLVKNQIMKLKLGFGASLGGVILLQLLKYDDIQFEHVFFEGTSFYTNAKLLERILRFVFLKKHKKAVADPALSVKRMSSMFGTEAAPLLAKHFIAMSEESIRNIIHDCAFVELPPLSDTLQKNCLFAYGDKDFDYKKARRMLRKTYPHAGMKVWGGYGHCERMTKDQEGYCHDIEDYIRA, encoded by the coding sequence ATGATTATGCATGATTGGAACAGCGAAAAGAAAGACGTCATTCTGCTGATCCACCCGATGCTTTCCTCAGCAAATGGAATGAAAACGTACATTGCCGACATTGTCGGGAATGGATACCGCTACTTCGTACCGGATCTTTCCGCACATGGTGATGCAATTAAAGACACCTACAAAAGTGCTTTTGACGAGGCAAGGCAAATTCATGATTATCTGGTCAAAAATCAGATTATGAAGCTTAAGCTTGGCTTTGGAGCCTCCCTGGGAGGCGTGATTCTTCTGCAGCTTCTCAAGTATGACGATATTCAGTTTGAGCATGTGTTCTTTGAGGGAACGAGCTTTTACACTAACGCGAAACTTCTGGAACGGATCCTCAGATTCGTATTTCTGAAAAAACATAAAAAGGCCGTGGCAGATCCGGCGCTCAGTGTTAAGAGGATGTCTTCAATGTTTGGAACGGAAGCCGCTCCGCTTCTGGCAAAGCATTTTATCGCCATGAGCGAGGAAAGCATAAGGAATATCATTCACGACTGTGCATTTGTGGAACTGCCGCCATTATCCGATACGCTTCAGAAGAATTGTCTGTTTGCCTATGGTGATAAGGATTTCGACTACAAGAAGGCAAGGAGAATGCTCCGGAAGACATATCCTCATGCAGGAATGAAAGTGTGGGGAGGCTACGGGCATTGTGAGAGGATGACGAAAGATCAAGAAGGTTATTGCCATGACATCGAGGACTATATTCGTGCATAA
- a CDS encoding ADP-ribosylglycohydrolase family protein, with protein MIGAILGDIVGSRFEFQPIKSKNFLLFSEESDYTDDSLMTIAVGLALKQAFADKKEKDEAFLQDQFIRTMQSIGRSYPNPTGAYGGSFSQWLVTKNPEPYNSWGNGSAMRASACGELAESLEQALFFAEQSALVSHNHPEGIKGAQATAAAIFLAKRGKSKEEIRHYIYQHFYPERLTVEEIRPHYAFDPSCQGTVPQAFAAFFDSIDFEDAIRNAISLGGDADTLGAITGSVAWPFYLKQNGLSEAMKEMVSHALHILPSEFRAFLKEYEDDFIQTLCFCGRRE; from the coding sequence ATGATTGGAGCAATCCTAGGAGATATTGTGGGATCAAGATTTGAATTTCAGCCCATCAAGTCCAAGAATTTCCTTCTTTTTTCGGAGGAATCGGATTACACGGATGATTCTTTGATGACCATTGCGGTGGGGCTAGCTTTGAAACAAGCCTTTGCGGATAAGAAGGAAAAGGACGAGGCCTTTTTGCAAGATCAATTTATCCGGACCATGCAGTCTATTGGCCGCTCCTATCCAAATCCTACGGGGGCTTATGGTGGCTCTTTTTCACAGTGGTTAGTGACAAAGAATCCTGAGCCTTATAATAGCTGGGGAAATGGCTCAGCCATGCGAGCTTCCGCCTGTGGTGAATTGGCGGAATCATTGGAGCAGGCGCTGTTTTTTGCGGAGCAAAGTGCCCTTGTCAGTCATAACCATCCGGAAGGCATCAAGGGCGCGCAAGCCACAGCGGCCGCTATTTTTCTGGCGAAACGAGGCAAATCGAAAGAAGAGATTCGCCATTACATTTATCAACATTTCTATCCGGAGCGGTTGACCGTTGAAGAGATTCGTCCTCATTACGCCTTTGATCCGTCCTGCCAGGGGACGGTTCCGCAGGCATTCGCTGCATTCTTTGATTCCATAGACTTTGAAGATGCTATTCGCAATGCGATTTCCTTAGGAGGAGATGCGGATACGCTTGGTGCCATTACCGGTTCCGTGGCTTGGCCTTTCTATTTAAAACAAAATGGTCTTTCGGAAGCAATGAAAGAGATGGTGAGTCATGCTTTGCATATTCTCCCATCGGAATTTAGAGCGTTTTTAAAGGAATACGAGGACGACTTTATTCAAACGTTATGCTTTTGTGGGCGTAGGGAATAG
- a CDS encoding ABC transporter ATP-binding protein, which translates to MKYAFFAIGSLLLYFIFTGFSTTISHKTSFSILAKLRQTLFEKLKVIPMGYLVDNPVGKIKVIIMDRVADMEDWVAHIMPELPSRLLHPILCTVILFYLDWRIGLSIFVPLPIIFVGMITMMYKYRSRMAVWLSSYANVADRSAEYVRGIPVIKAFAQDKASYGKFADAVKFYHFSTMKWWKQSWFGKALMTAAMMTPQIVSLPLAFYLYGNGQIGIETLLLSLILPFAILPQAFAIITSFELFQMASNTWASIQELLDMPVQKRPDAENKVTIDRDKGIKFDNVSFSYHDGTEVLHNISFETSPGEVTALVGPSGGGKSTIAKLLAGFWDQSSGKISIGNVDTKNISFKQLAEEISFVSQDNFLFDVSIRDNIRLGKPNATEDEIIAAAKAAHCHDFIMALPNGYDTKAGEAGGAMSGGERQRITLARAILKPASTIILDEATAYADPENEALIQEAISNLVKGKNLVMVAHRLNTIKQAHQIILIDKGKIIAKGKHEELMKEPLYASLWKQYLGEA; encoded by the coding sequence TTGAAATATGCTTTTTTTGCAATAGGATCACTGCTCCTGTACTTTATATTTACAGGATTTAGCACAACTATTTCACATAAAACCTCTTTTTCCATACTTGCAAAACTGAGACAGACTTTGTTTGAAAAATTAAAGGTAATTCCAATGGGATATTTGGTGGATAATCCTGTAGGTAAAATTAAGGTAATTATCATGGATCGAGTAGCAGATATGGAAGACTGGGTAGCCCATATTATGCCGGAGCTACCGAGCAGGCTTTTGCATCCGATACTCTGCACAGTGATTTTGTTTTATCTAGATTGGCGTATAGGATTATCAATATTTGTGCCACTACCAATTATTTTTGTCGGAATGATTACAATGATGTATAAATACCGTAGTAGAATGGCGGTGTGGTTATCAAGTTATGCAAATGTTGCCGACAGAAGTGCGGAATATGTTCGTGGAATTCCTGTAATCAAAGCATTTGCACAAGACAAAGCTTCGTATGGTAAATTTGCGGATGCGGTAAAATTCTACCATTTTTCAACGATGAAATGGTGGAAGCAAAGTTGGTTTGGCAAAGCACTGATGACGGCTGCAATGATGACACCACAGATAGTGAGCTTGCCTTTAGCTTTTTATTTATATGGGAACGGGCAAATAGGCATTGAAACATTGCTTTTATCACTTATTCTGCCGTTTGCTATTCTTCCACAGGCTTTTGCAATCATTACGAGTTTTGAACTTTTTCAGATGGCTTCTAATACTTGGGCATCCATACAAGAATTGCTTGATATGCCTGTCCAAAAACGTCCTGATGCGGAAAATAAAGTTACTATAGATAGGGACAAGGGGATAAAATTTGATAATGTAAGTTTTTCTTATCATGACGGAACTGAGGTATTGCATAATATTTCTTTTGAAACAAGCCCCGGAGAAGTGACTGCGCTTGTCGGACCTTCAGGTGGCGGAAAATCTACCATTGCAAAGCTTTTAGCAGGCTTTTGGGATCAGTCATCGGGTAAAATTTCCATTGGTAATGTTGATACAAAGAATATTTCCTTTAAGCAGCTTGCGGAAGAGATCTCTTTTGTCTCACAAGATAACTTTCTTTTTGACGTAAGTATTAGAGATAATATTCGTCTTGGCAAGCCTAATGCAACCGAAGATGAAATTATTGCGGCGGCAAAAGCGGCTCATTGCCATGACTTTATTATGGCACTTCCTAATGGATATGATACCAAAGCGGGAGAAGCAGGAGGAGCCATGTCGGGCGGTGAAAGACAGAGAATAACTCTTGCCAGAGCAATTTTGAAACCTGCATCAACCATTATTTTGGATGAGGCAACAGCTTATGCCGATCCTGAAAACGAAGCTCTCATCCAAGAAGCAATATCGAATCTCGTAAAGGGGAAAAATCTTGTGATGGTTGCTCATAGGTTAAATACCATCAAGCAGGCACATCAAATCATTCTCATTGATAAAGGTAAAATTATCGCCAAGGGGAAACATGAAGAACTGATGAAAGAGCCGCTTTATGCAAGCCTTTGGAAACAATATTTAGGGGAGGCGTAA
- a CDS encoding TetR/AcrR family transcriptional regulator produces the protein MRVIKSKSERKKEIMEAAKSVFLEKGFEKTTMEDIIAETSLSKGGFYHYYASTTDILHDLMIEGIAYRINIIKQTVGQASAWDDESLVNLMVDKVLDESDLMSLYVIYLQASQRNQALRDLFQELKKDNRAMFEESFGTESQKGMEYFYSDLLLHFMNTIMLGSEILGAREVFRKNRPLFVAMMKLALDYVREGKMNT, from the coding sequence ATGCGAGTGATTAAATCTAAAAGCGAGCGTAAAAAGGAAATTATGGAAGCGGCGAAGTCTGTCTTCCTGGAAAAAGGCTTTGAAAAAACCACCATGGAAGACATCATTGCAGAAACCTCCCTTTCCAAGGGGGGGTTCTACCACTACTATGCCTCCACCACCGACATCCTCCACGATCTGATGATTGAAGGCATCGCCTACCGCATTAACATCATAAAGCAGACGGTCGGTCAAGCCTCGGCATGGGACGACGAAAGTTTGGTCAACCTGATGGTGGATAAGGTCTTGGATGAAAGCGACCTCATGAGCCTTTATGTTATCTATCTTCAGGCCTCCCAGAGAAATCAGGCTCTGAGAGATCTTTTTCAGGAACTGAAGAAGGATAACCGTGCCATGTTTGAAGAAAGTTTTGGAACGGAATCGCAAAAAGGTATGGAATATTTCTATTCCGACCTCCTGCTCCATTTCATGAATACCATCATGTTGGGCTCAGAAATATTAGGCGCCCGGGAAGTCTTCCGTAAAAACCGGCCGCTTTTTGTGGCTATGATGAAGCTTGCTTTAGACTATGTGCGGGAGGGCAAGATGAATACCTAA
- a CDS encoding ABC transporter ATP-binding protein: MEFIKLSFKLAGQYKNRLKAGMFLIFLQNASMLFAFFALFLAFGWMNETTGDHIWTIFGVLFASFLFNFLTGWAKSGLSDGVFFGIFKDYRLEVGEKLKKAPMGYFAEQSLSRIMAAFTNVMKSLENYSAMSIDFAVSGISISFFLLVGMFGVNTKIGFLTLICLILIWLCVSLMISLAKKEIAREHAAITKLGDALVDSISGIPVLRSFPFTEEGVVEEIHSKLNNASEELRLSQVHFEIVFVICTRIFSTVINLSSLLVTLFSCYLYTKGEVLLPHALTVSAAGFMIFGGLKQLENAAVLMVKNPANMQYLDEVLDIPEISDGTLEVMENQDIVFDKVSFSYDKGNPVLKDLSFTIPQGSKTAIVGPSGSGKTTIINLISRFYDVGSGEIRLGNRDIRDYKVESLLKNLSLVFQNVYLFQDTIENNIRFANPKASHEEVVEAAKKARCHNFIMELPDGYNTMVGEGGSSLSGGEKQRISIARALLKNAPIILLDEATSSVDPENEYEILAAIEELSKGHTVVSIAHRLSTVKKADQILVIDDGKLVQEGKHNDLINREGIYSAFIKARERAASWRL; encoded by the coding sequence ATGGAGTTTATAAAATTATCATTCAAACTGGCAGGACAGTATAAAAATCGTCTTAAGGCGGGAATGTTTCTTATTTTTCTACAAAATGCTTCCATGCTGTTTGCATTTTTCGCTCTCTTTCTTGCATTCGGTTGGATGAATGAAACTACCGGAGACCATATTTGGACGATTTTTGGAGTGCTCTTTGCTTCCTTTCTTTTTAATTTTTTGACAGGCTGGGCGAAAAGCGGTCTTAGTGACGGTGTTTTCTTTGGCATTTTCAAGGACTACAGACTGGAAGTTGGCGAAAAACTTAAAAAGGCGCCTATGGGATATTTTGCAGAACAAAGCCTATCAAGAATTATGGCGGCATTTACCAATGTTATGAAGAGTCTTGAAAATTACTCTGCAATGAGTATCGACTTTGCTGTTTCAGGCATTTCAATATCCTTTTTCCTGTTGGTTGGGATGTTCGGTGTAAATACTAAAATTGGATTTTTAACTTTAATTTGTTTAATTCTTATTTGGCTATGCGTGTCTCTTATGATTAGTCTGGCAAAAAAAGAGATTGCACGTGAACATGCAGCGATTACAAAGCTCGGTGATGCGTTAGTTGACAGCATTAGCGGGATTCCTGTGCTTCGCAGTTTTCCGTTTACAGAGGAAGGTGTTGTTGAAGAAATTCATTCTAAATTGAATAATGCTTCTGAGGAGCTCAGACTTTCTCAAGTACATTTTGAAATCGTCTTTGTTATTTGTACGAGAATTTTTTCTACTGTTATTAATCTTTCGAGTCTTCTTGTTACATTATTTTCTTGTTATCTTTATACGAAAGGGGAAGTTTTATTACCACATGCACTTACCGTTTCGGCTGCCGGCTTTATGATTTTCGGCGGTTTAAAACAACTTGAAAATGCAGCCGTCCTCATGGTTAAAAATCCTGCCAATATGCAATATTTGGATGAGGTTTTAGATATTCCTGAAATAAGTGACGGCACTTTAGAAGTTATGGAAAATCAGGATATCGTCTTTGATAAGGTGAGCTTTAGTTATGACAAAGGCAATCCTGTCTTAAAAGACCTTTCATTTACTATTCCACAAGGGTCAAAGACAGCTATCGTAGGACCGTCAGGCTCCGGGAAAACAACAATAATCAATTTGATCTCTCGTTTTTATGATGTTGGCAGTGGTGAAATAAGATTAGGAAATAGGGATATACGAGATTATAAAGTAGAAAGTTTACTGAAAAATCTTTCACTTGTTTTCCAAAATGTTTATCTTTTTCAAGATACTATAGAGAATAATATTCGCTTTGCAAATCCTAAGGCAAGTCATGAAGAAGTAGTAGAAGCCGCTAAAAAGGCTCGTTGCCATAATTTTATTATGGAACTTCCTGATGGCTATAACACCATGGTAGGTGAGGGTGGCAGTTCTCTTTCCGGTGGTGAAAAACAACGAATTTCTATTGCTAGAGCATTACTTAAAAATGCACCGATTATTCTTTTGGATGAAGCGACCAGCTCCGTTGATCCTGAAAATGAATATGAGATTTTGGCCGCGATTGAGGAATTGTCCAAAGGACACACGGTAGTTTCGATAGCTCACAGACTTTCAACTGTGAAAAAAGCCGATCAGATACTAGTGATTGATGACGGTAAATTGGTTCAAGAAGGCAAACATAACGATCTGATAAATAGAGAAGGGATTTATTCGGCATTTATCAAGGCAAGAGAGCGAGCTGCAAGCTGGAGATTGTAA